The following coding sequences lie in one Arachis ipaensis cultivar K30076 chromosome B03, Araip1.1, whole genome shotgun sequence genomic window:
- the LOC107634743 gene encoding protein BPS1, chloroplastic-like: MVGRSILILGTLGLKNVMESWIILLGHFIFQRSKKSPNGKVLMQAMYGVKVQTVFVYSVFAAAFSGSTKKLIDLDVAEIYTWSPEFKNLQNFVIEKVRVRFSSGQFTVLKELEAVDSAVKELYPIILDVVEPIEIELDLKTYEQLGRATEKLSEGLDLLAKGVDGFFQVVLSGHDALLSNLRSGGTVYDRGSGGNIGVQAVN, from the coding sequence ATGGTTGGAAGAAGCATATTGATTCTAGGAACCCTAGGATTGAAAAATGTGATGGAATCTTGGATAATCTTGTTGGGTCACTTCATCTTCCAAAGGTCAAAAAAGTCTCCCAATGGGAAGGTTTTGATGCAAGCTATGTATGGAGTAAAGGTTCAGACAGTATTTGTATATAGTGTGTTTGCAGCGGCTTTTTCAGGCTCGACTAAGAAGTTGATAGATTTGGATGTGGCTGAAATATATACATGGTCCCCAGAATTTAAAAATTTGCAAAATTTTGTAATTGAGAAAGTTAGAGTTAGATTTTCTAGTGGGCAATTTACTGTGTTGAAGGAGTTGGAAGCAGTTGATTCTGCTGTTAAGGAATTATACCCAATTATCCTTGATGTGGTGGAACCCATTGAGATAGAATTGGATCTGAAGACTTATGAGCAATTAGGCAGAGCGACAGAAAAGCTTTCAGAAGGATTAGATCTTCTTGCAAAAGGAGTGGATGGCTTTTTCCAAGTGGTCTTGAGTGGTCATGATGCCTTACTATCTAATCTTAGATCAGGTGGAACTGTCTATGACCGTGGCTCCGGGGGTAATATAGGTGTGCAAGCAGTCAATTGA